One Purpureocillium takamizusanense chromosome 1, complete sequence genomic window carries:
- a CDS encoding uncharacterized protein (COG:S~CAZy:GH154~EggNog:ENOG503NZ89), which translates to MPTLAGFSDNPLHTKTDITRACEALLHPLLPYFSKHHARVRIPVESAAHFDDLAAQLEGYARPLWVVGALLSEPDATGGIDAHNSLLQPWIDGLQYGVDPSSPEFWGDIVDMDQRMVEAEIISFALLTAPRALYDPLSDDCKEHLANWLYGLNGKAMPENNWRWFRVMSNLALIKVCGRSKEQLWPLMERDLQTLDSFDIGDGWSADGPWRPVTEDPEDEGAGPSAAYGRHADYYSGSFAIQFSQLLYSKLAADLDPSRAAKYRERARQFSRTFWRYFDCDGAGIPFGRSLTYRFAMSGFYAAFACAGLCDDSDPLMSHGAIKGMLLRNLRWWATNSEGIFWPDGTLNIGFVYPNMYMAEPYNSPQSPYWALKSLIVAALPAAHPFWAAEELAHPLLHDTGKQPPVHVAGVDLVKPARQILCNHEGGSHHFLLSSGPFAVWPMKVPEAKYSKFAYSSSFGFSVPAGGTINQIAPDNTLALSLDDGDTWAVRWISVGETTTIEVPVNGEMVPAMVNRWRPWRKRALEVETTLVAPCSQWPDWHVRVHRVRSVGSGLRQGESFTAVEGGFAIDGRRRSDGRSLWNGRAQGGPDTPLSAYNITDGSEGAFETSKAAFVLSAAGASGIMDLSPPGPFESTTGEVMKTDPNTNLLTPRTLLPIIRKASSDTLTQDFVLATAVFAISSKPGPKHRATDNLGHRWAQTPRISWDQGGHFALA; encoded by the exons ATGCCGACTCTCGCAGGCTTCTCGGACAACCCGCTGCACACAAAGACCGACATCACCCGGGCATGCGAGGCTCTTCTGCATCCCCTGCTCCCCTACTTCTCCAAGCACCACGCGCGCGTCAGGATCCCAGTAGAATCGGCAGCTCATTTCGACGATCTAGCCGCACAATTAGAGGGTTATGCGCGGCCACTATGGGTTGTCGGAGCGCTATTGTCGGAACCAGACGCAACTGGAGGGATTGATGCACACAATTCGCTGCTCCAGCCGTGGATAGACGGGCTGCAATATGGCGTCGACCCGTCGTCCCCAGAGTTTTGGGGGGACATTGTCGACATGGATCAAAGGATGGTCGAAGCCGAGATCATCTCCTTTGCCCTCCTGACGGCACCGCGTGCTCTCTACGACCCATTATCGGATGATTGCAAAGAGCATTTGGCCAACTGGTTGTACGGCTTGAACGGCAAAGCGATGCCGGAGAATAACTGGCGCTGGTTCCGCGTCATGTCGAATCTAGCCCTCATCAAAGTCTGCGGCCGTTCCAAGGAGCAGCTGTGGCCGTTGATGGAAAGGGACCTCCAGACCCTCGACTCGTTTGACATTGGCGATGGATGGTCGGCCGACGGCCCATGGCGACCGGTCACAGAAGATCCAGAGGATGAGGGAGCCGGACCGAGTGCAGCCTACGGGCGTCACGCCGACTACTATTCCGGCAGTTTCGCCATCCAGTTCAGCCAGCTGTTGTACTCTAAGTTggcggccgacctcgacccGAGCAGGGCGGCAAAGTATCGAGAAAGGGCTAGGCAGTTCAGTCGCACGTTCTGGAGATACTTTGACTGCGATG GCGCTGGTATCCCGTTCGGCAGGTCCCTTACTTACCGTTTCGCCATGAGCGGCTTCTATGCCGCGTTTGCATGTGCTGGGCTTTGTGACGACAGTGACCCTCTGATGTCCCACGGCGCTATCAAGGGCATGCTGCTCCGAAACTTGCGTTGGTGGGCTACCAACTCCGAGGGCATCTTTTGGCCAGACGGCACGCTCAACATTGGTTTCGTGTATCCGAACATGTACATGGCCGAACCCTACAACTCCCCTCAGTCGCCATACTGGGCGCTCAAATCGCTAATCGTGGCCGCTCTGCCTGCCGCGCACCCCTTTtgggccgccgaggaacTCGCCCACCCACTTCTACACGACACAGGCAAGCAGCCGCCAGTTCATGTCGCCGGAGTAGACTTGGTCAAGCCCGCGCGCCAGATCCTCTGTAACCACGAGGGCGGCAGTCACCATTTCCTGCTCTCATCGGGGCCATTTGCCGTGTGGCCGATGAAGGTGCCAGAGGCCAAGTACTCCAAGTTTGCATACTCGTCGTCCTTTGGTTTCAGCGTCCCAGCGGGCGGCACCATCAATCAGATCGCGCCCGATAACACGCTTGCCTTGAGtcttgacgatggcgataCTTGGGCGGTGCGATGGATATCTGTCGGAGAAACCACCACCATTGAGGTGCCCGTAAACGGCGAGATGGTCCCCGCGATGGTGAatcgctggcggccatggcggaaGAGAGCCCTAGAGGTAGAGACGACCCTCGTTGCGCCTTGCAGTCAGTGGCCTGATTGGCATGTGCGTGTACACCGCGTGCGATCTGTGGGCTCTGGGCTCCGACAAGGCGAATCATTTACAGCTGTGGAAGGCGGATTCGCGATTgatggccgacgccgctccGATGGCCGTTCCCTATGGAATGGCCGTGCTCAGGGCGGGCCGGACACGCCGTTGAGTGCCTATAACATCACAGACGGCAGTGAAGGCGCTTTCGAAACATCGAAGGCGGCTTTCGTCCTGTCTGcagccggcgccagcggcatcatGGACTTATCACCCCCAGGACCTTTTGAGTCCACAACCGGCGAGGTGATGAAGACGGATCCCAATACCAATCTACTGACGCCGCGCACTCTTCTGCCAATCATTCGCAAGGCTTCCAGCGATACTCTTACCCAGGACTTTGTCTTGGCTACGGCTGTCTTCGCCATCTCATCGAAGCCAGGCCCTAAGCAC
- a CDS encoding uncharacterized protein (COG:G~EggNog:ENOG503NW0P~CAZy:GH88), with translation MGSLTPSSLNGVAATNGEGKQVNGGKLSRSVEARADRNGATKIATVPSQLRNLYSDNAILKLWKTATEHLGRKNPPETFPETVPQSGPDFGVYQYRDAEFWTCGFFPGSLYCLLERSIKYPQHFLKGGGDGNDTVTAESRQQLREGLLQVCRDWAQPLHQMAYRTDTHDIGFIVEPALRRDYELTGNVKSLESILTAAESLASRYNEKTLAIRSWDTFVNNCHGFSSKEGCFLVIIDSMCNLDLLYYAGHHASSQRLIDIATTHAHTVRETHLRELPSEDSMYTQYSTCHVANLCPETGKVSQRLTAQGYADDSTWARGQAWGILGYAQTYNWTKDPVFLATACGLAEHFIKRMESAPSSVEVTLENGTKTGRYVPLWDFDAPIDESDPLRDSSAGMIAANGLLLLHSSLNAVGDAAGARRFFDAAIRIVKETLELCYSTDELRLVVRDGEDGRATIAAEHEGGGGGSSEPPFDAILKRATANFNRDWTDKYANHGLVYGDYYLLEFGNRLLQAGIC, from the exons ATGGGCAGCCTCACGCCTTCCTCTCTCAATGGCGTGGCAGCCACGAACGGAGAAGGAAAGCAAGTCAATGGCGGCAAGCTCTCACGCTCCGTCGAAGCACGAGCCGATCGCAACGGCGCAACCAAAATTGCGACTGTTCCTTCGCAGTTGAGGAACCTGTACTCCGACAACGCGATCCTCAAACTTTGGAAGACGGCGACTGAGCACCTTGGACGGAAG AATCCCCCGGAAACCTTCCCCGAAACCGTGCCGCAGTCTGGACCCGATTTCGGGGTGTATCAATATCGTGACGCCGAGTTCTGGACATGCGGGTTCTTCCCGGGGAGCCTGTACTGCCTTTTGGAGAGGTCGATCAAGTACCCCCAGCATTTtctcaagggcggcggcgacggcaatgACACCGTCACCGCAGAGTCGCGACAACAGCTCCGGGAGGGCCTTCTCCAAGTGTGCCGCGACTGGGCGCAGCCGCTGCACCAAATGGCATACAGAACCGACACCCACGATATTGGGTTCATAGTTGAGCCGGCGCTGAGGCGTGACTACGAGCTGACGGGGAATGTAAAGAGCCTGGAATCAATTCTGACCGCAGCCGAGAGTCTGGCGAGTCGCTACAACGAGAAGACTTTGGCCATCAGAAGCTGGGACACCTTCGTGAACAATTGCCACGGGTTCTCAAGCAAAGAAGGATGCTTTCTTGTCATCATCGACAGCATGTGCA ACCTTGACCTGCTGTACTACGCTGGGCACCATGCTTCGTCGCAACGACTCATCGACATCGCCACGACGCATGCACACACTGTGCGGGAAACGCATCTGCGGGAGCTACCGTCCGAAGACTCCATGTATACTCAATATTCGACCTGTCACGTCGCCAACCTCTGCCCGGAAACGGGCAAGGTGTCGCAGCGCCTCACAGCGCAGGGCTACGCAGACGACTCCACGTGGGCAAGAGGGCAAGCTTGGGGAATCTTGGGTTATGCGCAAACATACAACTGGACCAAGGACCCCGTATTTCTTGCGACGGCCTGCGGTCTGGCCGAGCATTTCATCAAGCGCATGGAGTCAGCGCCATCGTCAGTCGAGGTGACCCTGGAGAACGGCACCAAGACTGGACGCTATGTTCCTCTGTGGGACTTTGATGCCCCCATTGATGAGAGCGACCCTCTGCGGGACAGCTCCGCCGGCATGATTGCTGCAAATGGCCTGTTGTTGCTTCACAGCTCGTTGAATGCCGTGGGTGATGCGGCAGGCGCCCGCAGGTTTTTTGATGCGGCAATTCGCATTGTCAAGGAGACGCTCGAGCTGTGCTATAGCACCGACGAGCTGAGGCTGGTCGTCAGGGATGGAGAGGATGGGCGGGCAACCATTGCCGCTGAACACGAGGGTGGTGGGGGTGGCTCGTCCGAACCACCATTCGATGCGATATTGAAGCGTGCCACTGCCAACTTCAACCGGGACTGGACGGACAAGTACGCGAACCATGGGCTTGTGTATGGAGACTACTATCTTCTCGAATTCGGCAATAGACTGCTGCAGGCGGGTATATGCTGA